The following is a genomic window from Candidatus Hydrogenedentota bacterium.
GAAATCGGCAAGATGCTGAGCATTGGCGCGGTCAAGGCGGTCGAGGTCGGCGCGGGGTATGCCGTGAAGGACATGCGCGGCTCGCAATGCAACGACGCCATGCGCGTGAAGGACGGCAACGTTGTTTTCGCCTCCAATAACGCAGGCGGGCTCACCGGCGGCCTGACCACAGGCCAGCCGGTGGTCGCGCGCATTGCGGTCAAGCCGACCCCGACCATTGCCAAGGACCAGGAAACCATCGACAAAGTCTCGCTGGAGAACAGGGTGCTGTCGGCGGTGACGCGCCGCGACCCGACCATCGTGGCCCGTGTCTGGCCCGTGGCCGAGGCGTTCCTGGCGATGATTGTGCTGGACCAGTACATGATGCATCTGGGATATCAGGCTCTGTTCGCGCCGTGGCGCAAGCCGTAGCCCAGGCGGCGTCAACAAACCGGGGCGGCAAGCCGTTTCCCAGGAGAGCGCGGGTATTGTATTTGGCACGGTACCCGGCGGGCGTGATACGATACGCATGACGCATTTGGGACCCGGAAACTGGGGAAGGTCTGGAGACGATCTATGAACAAGTGGTCCGTTGTTGGTTTTATCTTTGGCTTGGTATGCATCGGTGTGGTTGGATACATTCTCCTGGATGTGAGCCGCGAAGACGGCCGGATGAAGGTCACCGAGCAGCCCGTGGCAGGCGCGCGCCCGGCGCTATCGCCTCAGACTACGAACGCCGCGCAGCAAACGCCGCAGCCGCCGGACCGGAACGTGCAGCGTCCTGTCCCGGCGCTGCAGACAGCGCAACAGAGGCCGCCCGCGGCCACGGACGCGGCGCCGCAACATACCCCCGCCAGGCTGTTCCTGACGCGCGAAGTGCAAACAGGGCGTTATCAGCCGGGCGGCACGGTGGACGTGAAACTCTCTTTTCTGAAAGAGGGCAGCGAACCCGTTACGGCCATGGGCATGGAAGAGACCTTGCCGGAAGGCTGGACCTTCGAAGGATTCGCCAGCCAGGAGGGCGCGCTGCCCGATATCAAGCGCGTGGTCGGCAACAAGGTCGAGTTTGCCTGGTTCAATATTCCGCAATATCCCGCCACGTTCTCGTACCGTCTGCGCGCGCCACAGGACGCGTCAGGCGCCCAGGACATTGCCGGCGAGGCGCTCTACCGCACGAGCGGCAATGAACAACGGACGGGTCTTATCGTGACCCCGCTCGAAATGGGGGAGGCCGCCGCGGCAAGCGCGGCAGCCCCCGTGACCGAAGCGCAACCTGCCGCAATGCCGGAAACGGCGTTGACGCCGTCTCCCGCGGCGGCTACGCCTGGAACGCCCGCGGAGTCCTCCGCCCAGGAAGCGCCCGGGGAAGCGGCATCACCGGAATCCGCCGTACCAGAAGCGGCCAAGGCCGAAGAGGCAGCGGCCGCGCCCGTAACCAGCGGAATTACCATCGTTCAAGGCGCGGCCAATTCGTCTTTCAAGCCAGGCGAAACCGTGCAGGTTGATGTCGAGCTGGGTTACAGCGGGGCGGAGGCGGTGACGGCGGTCGGTTTGCAGACCGTGCTGCCGGATGGCTGGACGTTTGAGGCCGTTACAGGCGGGAACGCGCCGACGGTCGCGCCGCAACAGGGCCGGGCAGGCGTCCTCGAGTTTGCCTGGATTGAAGTGCCCCAGTGGCCCGCGAAATTCTCGTACACGGTCCGCGTACCGGAGAGCGAGAGTGCCTCGCGCGAAATCGCGACCACGGCCCTTTACCACACGAGCGGGGACTTGGTCACGACCGAACAAGCCAGACTACCGCTATCCATGGCGGCTCAGTGAACCTCTCGTCCCAGTCTCGAGCTACTGGGTGAAGGATCTTCCCGCATTCTTTTGGTCTCTTGAATAGTGCTTCACATAGGCCAACTGACCGTTTTCTCCGTCAGGCGCATGCCGGTCACGGGGACGCGGGCGCGGTCTTCCACCCAGGCAGCGTTTGCACCAGATACAGCGTGCGCAACGCGGCTTCCCGAGCTTCCAGGGCTTGGTCCAAGGCTTGCTGCGCCCGAAGGGAACCGGGGTTTCGCCGCAGAGCGTCGCGCGCGATGGCCGCGTCTTCGGCAGCCGCACCGGCTATGCGTCGCAGCCGTTGTTCGGCGGGATGTTGACGGGCTTCGGGGACTGCCGTCAGCGCATCAGACAAGCGCCGGATGTTCAGGTCTCGCGCGCGGCGTTCGGGGCCTGTTACGCGGCGGACGGGTGTCGAATCTTCCTGTGCGGCCGGCGCCCGCGCAGCGGGGGCAGCATCGGGAGGGGCCAGCACATATTGAAACCAAAACAGGCCCGGCGCCAGCGCAAAGCCGGTCAGGGCTATAGCCGCCGCTGCCCGGGCTGCGCCGGGAATGCGCCAGTGCATGCCGGGCCGTTTCTTGCTCTGGACTGCGAGCAGGATTTGGGCCGTGAGGTCCTTGGAAGGCTCGAGCTCCTGCGCTGATGCCGTGAAGTCGAGCGATTCCCGAATCTCGCGCACCTCGGCGGAGCAACGCTTGCACGCGGTTACATGCGCGGCAAGAGCGGAGGAGACGGGGGCACCCTGGTCCACAAGGCTTTCCGCATAGGCGAGCAGATCTTCGCGCGAAGGATGGCGCATGGAATCATTCCGTGCTGCTCGGCAGCGCGCTCAGCAGACGTACTCCCGGAAACGCTCCAGGTAGGGGCGCAAGGCGCGTTCCGCGCGCACAATCCGCGACTTTACGGTGCCTACGGGGACGTCCGTGACGGCGGCGATTTCCTGGTAGGACAGGTCCTGGAACCGGCGTAGCACGAACGCTTCGCGCTGGTGCTCCGGCAGATGCTTGAGCGCGGCGTTGACGGCCTCGGAAACCTCGCCCCGCTGAAACGCAACCAGGATATTCGCCCGGTCGTCGCCCACGGCTTCGATGGGGTCCGTATCGGGTTCCGGCTTGTCCCAGCTCCAGAAATTGCCGAAACTGAACAGCTTGGGGCGGCGCTTCTGGCGTGCCCATTCCTTCGAGACGATATTTGAGGCGATGGTGTACAGGTAGGTCGTGAACTTGGCGGTCGGCTGGTAGCGGCCCGCGTTCTTGATCAGGGCCATGAATACTTCCTGCGTTAATTCTTCCGCAATATGGCGGTTCTGCACCATCCGGAACATGTAATTGAGCACGTTCTTCTGGTGGCGGCGCAGCAATTCCCCGAAGGCGGGCTCCATCCCCTCCGCGTGGGCGAGCATGAGCGCCTCGTCCGCCCATTCCGTCATGGGCGGCGTTTCCCCAGTGAATAGCCGCAAGAGCGGGGCTTTCTCGGCCTGCGGCATCACATCCCGCTGTTCTATCATCTCAGGGATTCCCCTCCGCGCCCATGCCTTCCACGGGCTACGGTATCTATACCGGATTCCGCCGGAAAGTTCCAACCTTCTCTATAGTGACGCACACCCCGCCTGAAATGGGGACGCTCAGGCGCCGCTGTTATTCAATTCCTTGGGATTCTTCATGTGGGCGACAGCCTCTTCGCGCGTTATAAGTCCTTTATTATAAAGGGCTTTCACGCTTCGATCGAGCGTCGTCATGCCGTCGCGCTGGCTGGTCTCGACCACGCTGTGCACTTGGTGCGTCTTGCCTTCCCGGATGAGGTTCGCGATGGCGGTGTTGTTCAGGAGCAGTTCGTAGGCCAGTATGCGGCCCTGTCCGTCGGCCTTGGGGAGCAGTCGCTGCGAGAGAATGGCCAGCAGCGTCATCGAAAGCTGGAAACGGATTTGCTGCTGC
Proteins encoded in this region:
- a CDS encoding sigma-70 family RNA polymerase sigma factor, producing MIEQRDVMPQAEKAPLLRLFTGETPPMTEWADEALMLAHAEGMEPAFGELLRRHQKNVLNYMFRMVQNRHIAEELTQEVFMALIKNAGRYQPTAKFTTYLYTIASNIVSKEWARQKRRPKLFSFGNFWSWDKPEPDTDPIEAVGDDRANILVAFQRGEVSEAVNAALKHLPEHQREAFVLRRFQDLSYQEIAAVTDVPVGTVKSRIVRAERALRPYLERFREYVC